In a single window of the Limnochorda sp. L945t genome:
- a CDS encoding extracellular solute-binding protein produces the protein MADRHGPIRLVAWAVATAVTMGAIVAAPGVAGASPVTITYWQYEYPSKVKAINELIRQFEAENPGIKVVHQTFPYEAYNQRVAASVPAGRGPDVVNLFYGWLPLYVESGYLQPLPPDAFPPAQIEAEFAPMVQAAKLDGKYWALPTAVRTLALFYNKDMLKQAGFQGAPATWDEFLKAAEALTERSDSRFRRVGFAVAPNGQDHHLVREVLFRQWGTAPYSEDGRKVTYDNPQGAAALGFYTDWVTKYRIGVLNFFPGDSGYRDALMQGLAAMIVDGSFAVGSIKSGARVDWGVAELPTGGPHPLRSNFGSFWANGITRNARGEKLDAAVKFLKFLTSEKAMRYWLEVVGEIPARRALADDPALRKDPVYGPFIASLPYAHATFFVDESGQRQVMLDAINAVILQGVPPAQALAQAAQREQKILDDFWAKRR, from the coding sequence ATGGCTGACCGGCATGGGCCCATACGGCTGGTGGCGTGGGCGGTGGCGACGGCGGTGACGATGGGGGCGATCGTGGCGGCTCCCGGCGTCGCCGGCGCCAGCCCGGTGACCATTACGTACTGGCAGTACGAGTACCCGTCGAAGGTGAAGGCCATCAACGAGCTCATCCGCCAGTTCGAGGCGGAAAACCCCGGCATCAAGGTGGTCCACCAGACGTTCCCGTACGAGGCGTACAATCAGCGCGTGGCCGCCTCCGTCCCGGCAGGCCGCGGCCCGGACGTGGTCAACCTGTTTTACGGATGGCTGCCTCTTTACGTGGAGTCCGGGTACCTGCAGCCCTTGCCGCCGGACGCCTTCCCGCCGGCGCAGATCGAAGCGGAGTTTGCGCCGATGGTGCAGGCGGCGAAGCTGGACGGGAAGTACTGGGCACTTCCCACGGCGGTGCGCACCCTGGCCCTGTTCTACAACAAGGACATGCTGAAGCAGGCCGGGTTTCAGGGCGCGCCTGCGACGTGGGACGAGTTCTTGAAGGCCGCCGAGGCTTTGACGGAGCGATCGGACAGCCGTTTTCGCCGCGTAGGCTTTGCGGTCGCGCCCAACGGGCAGGATCATCACTTGGTGCGGGAAGTGCTCTTCCGGCAGTGGGGCACGGCCCCGTACTCCGAGGACGGGCGCAAGGTCACGTACGACAACCCGCAGGGCGCAGCAGCCCTCGGTTTTTACACCGACTGGGTCACCAAGTACCGCATCGGCGTGCTCAACTTCTTTCCCGGCGACAGCGGCTACCGGGACGCGCTGATGCAGGGCCTGGCCGCCATGATCGTGGACGGGTCGTTTGCCGTGGGCTCGATCAAGAGCGGCGCCCGGGTAGACTGGGGCGTGGCCGAGCTGCCGACCGGGGGCCCCCACCCGCTCCGCTCCAACTTCGGGTCGTTTTGGGCCAACGGGATCACCCGCAACGCTCGAGGTGAAAAACTGGACGCAGCGGTGAAGTTCCTGAAGTTCCTCACCTCCGAGAAAGCCATGCGATACTGGCTCGAGGTAGTAGGGGAGATCCCTGCCCGCCGCGCGCTGGCAGATGACCCGGCGTTGCGCAAGGATCCGGTCTACGGCCCCTTCATTGCCAGCCTGCCCTACGCGCACGCGACCTTCTTCGTCGACGAAAGCGGGCAACGCCAGGTCATGCTGGATGCCATCAACGCGGTGATCCTGCAGGGCGTGCCGCCTGCGCAGGCCCTGGCCCAGGCCGCCCAGCGGGAACAGAAGATCCTGGACGACTTCTGGGCGAAGCGCCGCTGA
- a CDS encoding PIG-L family deacetylase, translating into MAATDTWTAAQEPGLPFGCLPGAPDRSLLALEQAIRPLTTVLSLMNVGAHPDDELSALLAMASRGLGVRTISVIATRGEGGQNLIGPERDRLLGLLRTRELEEASRLLGVRLRFLGDTRGDPIYDFGFSRSPEETLQHWGAEHTLRRLVRVIREERPDVVVTSFRDEYGQHGHHRAITRLTLQAARIAGDPAAFPEQLSGGLGPWTVKKVYVPANPAMEAGDVYLSTEPGEPTVVIDLGRFDEALGLSYAQLGEASRRLHRSQGMGRRPAPGPQLFYAELVHATGQLLRARAAERSLFDGLAWTVGDLAGGLPAGSEAVSDRLTRIHRAIEAIVRAFPDRSRVLEATHRALAEVRALLGWLDAPREAHCPAGDARAFEARLPGELAADLRFRLKVKEGQLARLSAVAALLVAELESSAYELTPGDAVTLRLRAYNGGQRTLRNVRLELQLPAGWSSCPAGGQEEPQPVGPHQVAERAFRVHAPPGGPYFDPYHLPEIRGVVHYELDGEEGGAAPVSLPVELPRPLALLPEVSVAFDPDRHLFNLQPVTAGGSPPALSVDVLVRHHGRTPREVAVRLNVERGDARGAPQPAPSNQWTGGWDVEPDVARVGLEGQDVRRLTFMLRPRPGLVAGRWALRASVAPGTEPARAGASTGEGTTVQAVEYPHVGRTHLLSPAVASVQVFAWQVAPVRVGYVTGGFDSVPDHLRRMGVSVRLLSPQELRAGDLGAYDTIVVGLYAYGARDDLRAANRRLLDYVQAGGHLVVQLHRPQDGWDPERTPPYRLEIGRPSFRWRVTDETAPVEILEPAHPLFRWPNAIGPSDWDGWVKERGLYFPMSWAPEFVPLVATGDPGHDVLKGGMLFARFGKGSYLYTSLSWHYQLDHLVPGAFRMMANMVSFPAHRPTA; encoded by the coding sequence TTGGCCGCAACAGACACGTGGACGGCGGCTCAGGAGCCCGGACTGCCGTTCGGCTGCCTGCCCGGAGCTCCGGACAGGAGCCTCCTGGCGCTCGAACAGGCCATCCGGCCTCTCACCACGGTGCTGAGCCTCATGAACGTGGGTGCCCACCCTGACGACGAGCTGAGCGCGTTGCTGGCGATGGCCTCCCGAGGGCTCGGCGTGCGCACGATCAGCGTGATCGCCACCCGGGGCGAAGGCGGCCAGAACCTCATCGGCCCCGAGCGCGATCGGCTGCTGGGCCTCTTGCGTACTCGCGAGCTCGAGGAGGCGTCGCGCCTGCTCGGCGTGCGCCTGCGCTTCCTCGGCGACACGCGGGGCGATCCCATCTACGACTTCGGCTTTTCCCGCAGCCCCGAGGAGACCCTGCAGCACTGGGGCGCCGAGCACACCCTGCGGCGGCTCGTTCGGGTCATCCGCGAAGAGCGCCCGGACGTGGTGGTCACCTCGTTTCGGGACGAGTACGGCCAACACGGGCATCACCGGGCCATTACCCGCCTGACCCTACAGGCTGCACGCATTGCCGGGGATCCGGCGGCTTTCCCGGAGCAGCTTTCCGGCGGCCTCGGGCCCTGGACGGTGAAGAAGGTGTACGTTCCGGCCAACCCGGCGATGGAGGCCGGCGACGTCTACTTGTCCACCGAACCCGGCGAGCCGACCGTCGTGATCGATCTGGGCCGTTTCGACGAGGCGCTCGGCCTGTCGTACGCGCAGCTGGGTGAAGCCTCCCGGCGGCTGCATCGTTCCCAGGGGATGGGGCGGCGCCCGGCGCCGGGGCCACAGCTCTTTTACGCGGAACTCGTGCATGCGACCGGGCAGCTCCTGCGTGCAAGGGCGGCCGAACGCTCCCTCTTCGACGGGCTCGCCTGGACGGTGGGCGATCTGGCGGGCGGGCTGCCCGCCGGCTCGGAGGCCGTGTCCGATCGGCTCACGAGGATTCACCGCGCGATCGAGGCGATCGTGCGGGCCTTTCCGGATCGTTCCCGGGTGCTGGAGGCTACCCATCGGGCGCTGGCCGAAGTGCGGGCGTTGCTTGGATGGCTGGACGCACCGCGTGAGGCCCACTGTCCCGCCGGCGACGCTCGGGCGTTCGAGGCTCGCTTGCCCGGGGAGCTTGCCGCCGACCTGCGCTTCCGCCTGAAGGTGAAGGAGGGCCAGTTGGCCCGCTTGAGCGCAGTGGCGGCGCTGCTCGTAGCCGAACTCGAGTCGAGCGCGTACGAGCTCACGCCGGGCGACGCCGTGACGCTGCGCTTGCGGGCGTACAACGGGGGACAGCGCACGCTTCGCAACGTCCGCCTGGAGCTCCAGCTCCCGGCAGGGTGGAGTTCCTGTCCTGCCGGCGGCCAGGAGGAGCCTCAGCCGGTCGGCCCTCATCAGGTCGCGGAGCGGGCGTTTCGCGTCCACGCGCCGCCTGGCGGGCCTTACTTCGACCCGTACCACCTGCCCGAGATCCGCGGCGTCGTGCACTACGAGCTCGACGGCGAGGAGGGTGGCGCCGCGCCCGTGAGCCTCCCCGTCGAGTTGCCCCGGCCCCTCGCGCTCCTTCCGGAGGTCTCTGTCGCGTTCGATCCGGACCGGCATCTGTTCAACCTGCAACCGGTGACGGCGGGCGGTTCTCCACCGGCCCTCTCCGTCGACGTGCTCGTGCGCCACCACGGCCGTACTCCACGAGAGGTGGCCGTACGCCTGAACGTCGAGCGTGGTGACGCAAGGGGTGCGCCGCAGCCTGCACCATCGAACCAATGGACGGGCGGATGGGACGTCGAGCCCGACGTTGCCCGGGTGGGGCTCGAGGGCCAGGACGTGCGCCGCCTCACCTTCATGCTGCGTCCCCGCCCCGGGCTCGTCGCGGGCCGCTGGGCCTTGCGGGCGTCGGTGGCGCCCGGTACCGAGCCGGCGCGAGCGGGGGCGTCCACCGGGGAAGGCACGACGGTGCAAGCCGTGGAGTACCCACACGTCGGGCGTACCCACCTGCTGAGCCCCGCGGTTGCGAGCGTCCAGGTGTTTGCGTGGCAAGTCGCGCCCGTCCGCGTGGGATACGTGACCGGCGGTTTTGACAGCGTTCCCGACCACCTGCGCCGGATGGGGGTCTCGGTGCGCCTGCTGAGCCCCCAGGAGCTCCGAGCGGGAGATCTGGGGGCCTACGATACCATCGTCGTGGGGCTCTACGCGTACGGTGCGAGGGACGACCTGCGAGCCGCCAATCGCCGGCTTCTCGACTACGTGCAGGCAGGGGGCCACCTCGTCGTTCAGCTCCACCGCCCCCAGGATGGCTGGGACCCCGAGCGTACCCCGCCCTACCGTCTGGAGATCGGGCGGCCGTCTTTCCGCTGGAGGGTGACGGACGAGACGGCCCCGGTGGAGATCCTGGAGCCGGCCCACCCGCTTTTCCGGTGGCCCAACGCCATCGGGCCGTCCGATTGGGATGGCTGGGTCAAGGAACGGGGTCTGTACTTCCCGATGAGCTGGGCTCCGGAGTTCGTCCCGCTGGTGGCAACCGGGGATCCGGGCCACGACGTCCTCAAAGGGGGGATGCTCTTCGCGCGCTTCGGGAAAGGGAGTTACCTCTACACGAGCCTCTCGTGGCACTACCAGCTCGACCATCTGGTTCCCGGCGCCTTCCGGATGATGGCCAACATGGTGAGTTTCCCGGCACACAGGCCCACTGCATGA
- a CDS encoding ROK family transcriptional regulator, protein MSGHRLHLAGSVVRGGDVRASNRRVVLELIERHGPVSRADLARLAGLSMPSTSEIVADLLASGLVVWGGEGASRGGRRPMLLRFHPARASVLAVDLGGMAATMGLFLLDGTSLVEDRFSLPESARGAEAVHHLVAAVRAMVERAPRERPELLGVGIAAPGVTDPETGEVSLAPVVGWAGTPVRHLLEQQLGLRVVVDNDVNAAALAEWRFGDGARYGSFAFVSIGTGVGMGIILDGQIHRGRLNQAGEIGYMVLDPDWADTPGGFGNLESRVALPALARDYARLGASGGPASPSPPVDAGVEAAVRRLLDDAAAGRQEALALLRERARLLARALVNTYAVLAPEAIFLGGPISPYLAALLPLVEVEAARLVPFRPVLLRSALGQRAGLMGACALASDMVKEQLLAQAPAWKAGEKGKRWAAGALDVRRLG, encoded by the coding sequence TTGAGCGGCCACCGGCTCCATCTGGCCGGATCGGTCGTGCGCGGCGGCGACGTGCGGGCCAGCAACCGCCGGGTCGTGCTCGAGCTCATCGAGCGCCACGGGCCGGTTTCTCGAGCAGACCTGGCTCGCCTGGCCGGGCTCAGCATGCCCTCCACCTCGGAGATCGTGGCCGATCTCCTCGCGTCGGGCCTCGTCGTGTGGGGCGGCGAGGGCGCCTCCCGAGGCGGGCGTCGCCCCATGCTCCTTCGCTTTCACCCGGCCCGGGCGAGCGTACTGGCGGTGGACCTGGGCGGTATGGCCGCCACCATGGGCCTGTTCCTGCTGGATGGGACGTCCCTGGTGGAGGATCGCTTCTCCCTCCCGGAGAGTGCCAGAGGGGCCGAAGCGGTGCATCACCTCGTGGCCGCCGTTCGGGCCATGGTCGAAAGAGCCCCACGAGAGCGCCCGGAGCTGCTGGGCGTGGGGATAGCCGCCCCGGGCGTGACCGACCCTGAAACGGGCGAGGTGAGCCTGGCGCCGGTGGTGGGCTGGGCCGGCACGCCCGTGAGGCACTTGCTCGAACAGCAACTCGGCCTGCGCGTCGTGGTCGACAACGACGTGAATGCGGCGGCCCTGGCCGAGTGGCGCTTCGGTGACGGCGCCCGCTACGGGAGCTTTGCGTTCGTCTCGATCGGTACCGGCGTCGGCATGGGGATCATCCTCGATGGGCAGATCCATCGGGGCCGCCTCAACCAGGCGGGGGAGATCGGGTACATGGTGCTCGACCCCGATTGGGCCGATACGCCCGGCGGCTTCGGCAACCTGGAGTCCCGCGTGGCCCTACCGGCACTGGCCCGGGATTATGCGCGCCTGGGGGCTTCCGGCGGGCCCGCGAGCCCGAGCCCGCCGGTGGACGCCGGTGTGGAGGCGGCCGTACGCCGTCTCCTCGACGACGCGGCCGCCGGAAGGCAGGAAGCGCTGGCCCTTCTTCGAGAGCGAGCCCGCCTTCTCGCCCGGGCCCTGGTCAACACGTACGCCGTGCTGGCGCCGGAGGCGATCTTCCTCGGCGGTCCCATCAGCCCCTATCTTGCTGCCCTCCTTCCCCTCGTCGAGGTCGAGGCCGCTCGATTGGTACCGTTTCGGCCGGTCTTGCTGCGCTCCGCGCTGGGGCAGCGGGCAGGGCTCATGGGGGCGTGCGCGCTGGCCTCGGACATGGTGAAAGAGCAGCTGCTCGCTCAGGCACCCGCGTGGAAAGCCGGGGAGAAGGGCAAGCGGTGGGCCGCGGGGGCGCTGGACGTGAGGAGGTTGGGGTAA
- a CDS encoding MFS transporter, with protein MDNAGRNVRVTLVASALASGLVFLGVSMTRPLLPLLLRQWGASAPTVGVTASLYALLPLVLAIPTGYWIDHVGPRRAALLGSLGLGSALAVVAAAPSERAVAFSQLLAGQGQLVVVLATQAAVVSGASGRQLERNVGLLLVSAAVVRILGPAMGGAIASRWGVLAAFAAAGATTGLAVLPSCLLESRTHAGPAGPARPALTAMARVAGWLRREPVMQATVVVTLGVLLGESVRQVFLPLVLAGRSYGPEVVGAVASAAGLGSIAARPLLGELVQAAGGRWRLAVATLAVTALCAASVPWLEDPWALGVVALVWGAASGLWPSLATVLLAERYRRDEQALALSVRLTANQLAELAGPVTAGLIASQWGLGAAFWATALVCAGLVPGITRWTNGKDEARRRA; from the coding sequence GTGGACAACGCCGGTCGAAACGTACGGGTGACGTTGGTGGCGAGCGCCCTGGCCTCCGGCCTTGTCTTCCTGGGCGTGTCCATGACCCGGCCGCTCCTTCCTCTGTTGCTCCGGCAATGGGGTGCATCTGCTCCCACGGTGGGCGTCACGGCGAGCCTGTACGCGCTGTTGCCCCTCGTGCTCGCCATTCCGACGGGTTACTGGATCGACCACGTCGGGCCCAGGCGCGCGGCACTGCTCGGCAGCCTGGGCCTGGGGAGTGCGCTCGCGGTGGTGGCGGCGGCGCCGTCGGAGAGGGCGGTGGCGTTCTCTCAACTGCTGGCCGGGCAAGGGCAATTGGTCGTGGTGCTGGCGACACAGGCGGCTGTCGTTTCCGGGGCGTCGGGACGGCAGCTCGAGCGTAATGTGGGGCTGTTGCTCGTCTCGGCCGCGGTCGTGCGCATCCTCGGCCCCGCCATGGGTGGCGCCATCGCCTCACGGTGGGGAGTGCTGGCAGCTTTCGCAGCAGCGGGGGCAACGACCGGCCTGGCCGTGCTCCCTTCGTGCCTTCTCGAAAGCCGGACGCACGCCGGGCCGGCCGGGCCGGCCCGGCCGGCCCTCACAGCGATGGCCCGGGTAGCCGGGTGGCTGCGCCGTGAACCCGTCATGCAGGCCACCGTCGTCGTGACCCTCGGGGTGCTCTTGGGGGAATCGGTGCGACAGGTGTTCTTGCCGCTCGTGCTAGCCGGGCGCTCCTACGGGCCCGAGGTGGTCGGGGCGGTGGCCTCGGCCGCCGGGTTGGGCAGTATCGCGGCCAGACCGCTTCTCGGCGAGTTGGTACAGGCAGCGGGCGGGCGCTGGCGGCTGGCGGTTGCCACGCTCGCGGTGACCGCGCTTTGCGCGGCGTCGGTGCCCTGGCTGGAAGACCCGTGGGCGTTGGGGGTGGTCGCCCTCGTCTGGGGCGCTGCCTCCGGGCTGTGGCCCTCGCTCGCCACCGTGCTGCTGGCCGAGCGGTACCGCCGTGACGAGCAGGCGCTGGCCCTGAGCGTGCGGCTGACCGCAAACCAGCTCGCCGAACTCGCCGGGCCGGTCACAGCGGGGTTGATCGCGTCGCAGTGGGGGCTGGGCGCCGCCTTCTGGGCGACGGCGCTCGTCTGCGCGGGGCTGGTGCCCGGCATCACACGCTGGACGAACGGCAAGGACGAGGCCCGTCGCCGAGCATAG
- a CDS encoding Ger(x)C family spore germination protein, with amino-acid sequence MGRRRRRWEAMLFLALLSLAASGCWDHREIESLAVATAMAVDRAPDGNGILLTGAFSIPQPTAASGIGGGGAGGGASGGTIPFARTTFGPRGPTAWITGATGPSLVEARERLEEVSPRQPFWAHLRLIVVGERLAASGLRQVLESVARDREFRRTSWLAVARGMPAYRLLDLPGPFTGSPEHLARLEDILRRTAVTAIPQRLHEFLAAYEQPGIDPVAPGFVAEKPLAPDMRLVPLPAGEWPAVARVEGTAIFQDDRLVGWLSGEETRALQLLRGASRPFTISVACPKGRSRAPGSGPGPSLVAIRVVRWRVERRLQGPEVGGTMAPAAPSPGPPVTGLPRFTVEIRAEGQLGETLCPTPLGGAGVRAVEQEVVRLLTADVRHTIRKVHGQLHADPVGFGLQVYRSRPDLWEALEPRWRTILARLPVEVRVRFQVRRFGLTEEEVTPR; translated from the coding sequence ATGGGTCGCCGGAGGCGACGCTGGGAAGCGATGCTCTTTCTGGCGCTGCTTTCGCTGGCGGCATCCGGGTGCTGGGATCACCGCGAGATCGAAAGCCTCGCGGTGGCGACGGCGATGGCGGTGGACCGTGCTCCGGACGGCAATGGCATCCTGTTGACAGGGGCCTTCTCCATTCCCCAGCCCACGGCCGCCTCCGGGATAGGGGGTGGCGGGGCGGGCGGCGGAGCCTCCGGCGGTACGATACCCTTTGCCCGCACGACTTTCGGCCCTCGAGGGCCCACGGCCTGGATCACCGGGGCCACCGGACCCAGCCTGGTCGAAGCCCGGGAACGCCTCGAGGAGGTGAGCCCCCGCCAACCTTTCTGGGCTCACCTGCGGCTCATCGTGGTGGGGGAGCGGCTCGCGGCGAGCGGGTTGCGGCAGGTGCTCGAGTCCGTCGCCCGCGACCGGGAATTCCGCCGGACCTCCTGGCTCGCGGTGGCGAGAGGCATGCCGGCTTACCGTCTCCTCGACCTTCCGGGGCCCTTCACGGGCTCGCCGGAGCATCTGGCCCGGCTGGAGGACATCCTCCGGCGCACCGCGGTGACCGCGATCCCGCAGCGCCTGCATGAGTTCCTGGCGGCCTACGAGCAACCGGGCATCGACCCGGTTGCGCCGGGTTTCGTTGCCGAAAAGCCGCTGGCGCCGGACATGCGCCTGGTGCCGCTGCCTGCCGGGGAGTGGCCGGCCGTGGCACGGGTGGAAGGTACGGCCATCTTCCAGGATGACCGGCTGGTGGGGTGGCTTTCGGGAGAGGAAACGCGGGCGCTGCAACTGCTGAGGGGAGCCAGCCGCCCGTTCACGATCAGCGTGGCATGCCCGAAGGGTCGATCGCGGGCCCCGGGTAGTGGCCCGGGCCCGAGCCTGGTGGCCATCCGTGTCGTCCGATGGAGGGTGGAGAGAAGACTGCAGGGACCGGAGGTGGGTGGGACCATGGCGCCGGCAGCCCCCTCGCCCGGTCCGCCGGTGACGGGGCTGCCGAGGTTTACCGTGGAGATCCGGGCCGAAGGGCAGCTGGGGGAGACCCTTTGCCCGACGCCGCTGGGCGGCGCGGGCGTCAGGGCCGTCGAACAAGAGGTGGTCCGGCTCCTCACGGCCGACGTGCGGCACACCATTCGAAAGGTTCACGGGCAGTTGCACGCCGACCCCGTGGGATTCGGCCTGCAGGTATACCGGTCGCGGCCGGATCTCTGGGAGGCGCTGGAGCCCCGGTGGCGCACCATCCTGGCCCGGCTCCCGGTGGAGGTCCGGGTGCGATTCCAGGTGCGGCGCTTCGGGCTCACCGAGGAAGAGGTGACCCCACGGTGA
- a CDS encoding GerAB/ArcD/ProY family transporter — protein MDAPAGRPGYRRPGDGLTSSQVFWFALTTRLTNLLALMPILTATRAGRDAWIALIASIPVGMGLAWAFSYGPSVMPGAGLAEQLRKPLGKWAGGLVTVLFVWSYLHRTTLVVRDYSEVVVSAVLPRTPLVVVVAVTGLAAAVIAFQDSPTVGRVISILGTVVVIAVVAIGLLLAPQIELARLQPVLQSGWRGLLSGVLAASAWHTQVFFYPAVAPSVLDHPRSRRALMAGVAAASGLGALLVVLVVSVMSEEVAAETQFPLLSAAQLVLIGEFIQRVDALAVGAWGLSLLSAAGLFLHSALLGLSELLGLGDHRRLVRPMALLVIVGAMVLAGDLKELKQFSEVRVLAPYMIGLVWVPTAVWVAATWWRRPGSPGRSRR, from the coding sequence ATGGATGCACCCGCGGGCCGTCCCGGCTACCGGCGGCCGGGCGATGGTCTGACCAGTTCCCAGGTGTTCTGGTTTGCCCTCACGACGCGGCTCACCAACCTGCTGGCGCTCATGCCGATCCTGACGGCGACGCGTGCAGGGCGAGACGCCTGGATCGCCCTCATCGCCAGCATACCGGTGGGGATGGGCCTGGCGTGGGCGTTCAGTTACGGTCCGAGTGTCATGCCCGGTGCCGGGTTGGCCGAGCAGCTGCGAAAGCCGCTCGGCAAATGGGCCGGCGGTCTGGTCACGGTGTTGTTCGTCTGGTCCTACCTGCACCGCACGACCCTCGTCGTACGAGACTACAGCGAGGTCGTCGTGAGCGCGGTGTTGCCGAGGACCCCGCTGGTCGTGGTGGTGGCCGTCACCGGCCTTGCGGCCGCCGTTATCGCCTTCCAGGACAGCCCCACGGTCGGGAGGGTCATTTCCATCCTGGGGACTGTCGTCGTGATCGCCGTCGTGGCGATTGGCCTCCTGCTCGCGCCCCAGATCGAGCTGGCCAGACTCCAGCCGGTCCTGCAAAGCGGCTGGCGAGGGCTTCTCAGCGGGGTGCTGGCGGCGTCTGCGTGGCACACTCAGGTCTTCTTCTATCCGGCCGTCGCGCCGTCCGTGCTCGACCATCCGAGGAGCAGGAGGGCGCTCATGGCGGGCGTTGCCGCTGCGAGCGGCCTGGGCGCTCTCCTCGTCGTGCTCGTGGTGAGCGTGATGTCCGAGGAGGTGGCGGCGGAGACGCAGTTTCCACTGCTGAGCGCGGCCCAGCTCGTCCTGATCGGGGAGTTCATCCAGCGGGTGGATGCGCTTGCCGTGGGCGCCTGGGGACTCAGCTTGCTATCCGCGGCGGGACTTTTCCTGCACTCGGCGCTGTTGGGCCTCTCCGAACTGCTCGGTCTCGGCGACCACCGCCGGCTGGTGCGTCCGATGGCGCTGCTGGTCATCGTGGGAGCCATGGTGCTGGCCGGTGACCTCAAGGAATTGAAACAGTTCAGCGAGGTGCGGGTGCTGGCGCCGTACATGATCGGGCTCGTGTGGGTACCGACTGCCGTCTGGGTAGCGGCGACGTGGTGGCGCCGGCCCGGCAGTCCCGGGAGGTCGAGGAGGTGA
- a CDS encoding spore germination protein, with translation MRDTGRTNALTWLLRWIRAAPGGPPFWGAPATRLPGGAPAAGSPTEPGIVQTVRARLAEPPDLVVRAVDRAPTDGAPSAAARYWVLFLDSMVDATAVAQHIVGPLLRSDGYGPAAGPASSTQGRAAPGGATPRASLPAVYVPAVTPVDGVDEATGRLLDGWTILVDPEERLWAADTAARPGRVVEEPDAESGVRVPREGFNEQIGSSMALIRSRLRHPGLRFEEKRVGSRTATRVALVYIEDLINPAILDTVRSRLGRIQIDGVLESGYIEEFIEDQPFSPFPQTLRTERPDVVVGNLLEGHFAILVDGSPFALVGPVVLTQLLGVSEDYYERAVLSVGMRGLRFLALIISLVLPGLYVALLTYHQELLPTHLFLSIAAAREGVPFPAIAEALIMEVQFEILREAGLRLPRVVGPAISIVGALVLGQAAISANLVSPAMVIVVAMTAIASFATPVFSLALAARVTRFVFTMSGALLGLFGMQAVAVLLLVHLCALRSFGVPYLAPVAPLHLQDWKDVGLRLPWWAMRRRPGWLMPKELMRSRLPRGDHGS, from the coding sequence GTGAGGGACACGGGCCGCACCAACGCGTTGACGTGGCTCCTGCGATGGATACGGGCGGCGCCGGGTGGTCCGCCCTTCTGGGGAGCGCCGGCCACGCGCCTTCCTGGCGGCGCCCCGGCAGCCGGCAGTCCGACGGAACCCGGCATCGTCCAGACCGTCCGAGCGCGCCTGGCCGAGCCCCCTGACCTGGTCGTACGTGCCGTCGACCGCGCGCCCACCGATGGAGCTCCGAGCGCAGCCGCTCGTTACTGGGTGCTGTTCCTCGACAGCATGGTGGACGCCACCGCCGTAGCGCAGCACATCGTCGGCCCGCTGCTGCGGAGCGACGGGTACGGGCCAGCGGCCGGCCCGGCGTCCAGCACCCAGGGGCGCGCTGCGCCGGGCGGCGCCACCCCCCGAGCGTCCTTGCCCGCCGTCTACGTCCCTGCCGTGACGCCCGTCGACGGCGTCGACGAAGCCACCGGCAGGCTGCTCGACGGCTGGACCATCCTCGTCGATCCCGAAGAGCGCCTGTGGGCGGCCGATACCGCGGCACGGCCCGGCCGCGTGGTCGAGGAGCCGGATGCCGAAAGCGGCGTGCGCGTGCCGAGGGAGGGGTTCAACGAGCAGATCGGCTCGTCCATGGCCTTGATCCGGTCCCGCCTCCGCCACCCCGGGTTGCGGTTCGAGGAGAAGAGAGTCGGCTCCCGGACCGCGACGCGGGTCGCGCTGGTTTACATCGAAGATCTCATCAACCCGGCCATCCTCGACACGGTGCGTTCTCGGCTGGGTCGGATCCAGATCGACGGAGTGCTGGAGTCCGGCTACATCGAGGAGTTCATCGAGGATCAGCCGTTTTCACCTTTCCCGCAGACACTGCGCACCGAGCGGCCGGACGTGGTGGTGGGCAATCTCCTCGAGGGTCACTTCGCGATCCTGGTGGACGGCTCGCCTTTCGCGCTGGTTGGCCCTGTGGTCCTCACCCAGTTGCTGGGAGTCTCCGAAGACTACTACGAGCGTGCCGTCTTGAGCGTCGGGATGCGGGGCCTGCGTTTTCTCGCGCTGATCATCTCGCTGGTGCTCCCCGGTCTTTACGTAGCCCTGCTCACCTATCACCAGGAGCTCCTGCCGACCCATCTCTTCCTCTCCATCGCGGCGGCCCGCGAAGGTGTGCCGTTTCCGGCCATCGCCGAGGCTCTGATCATGGAGGTCCAATTCGAAATCCTGCGGGAAGCGGGCCTTCGCCTTCCCAGGGTCGTGGGGCCCGCCATCAGCATCGTAGGGGCGCTCGTACTCGGCCAGGCGGCGATCAGCGCCAACCTGGTCAGTCCCGCCATGGTCATCGTGGTAGCGATGACGGCCATCGCCTCCTTCGCGACGCCCGTCTTTTCCCTGGCCCTCGCCGCCAGGGTGACGCGATTCGTGTTCACCATGAGTGGGGCGCTGCTCGGGCTGTTCGGCATGCAGGCGGTGGCGGTGCTGCTCCTGGTGCACCTGTGTGCCCTGCGTTCGTTCGGGGTACCGTACCTGGCACCGGTGGCACCGCTGCACCTGCAGGACTGGAAAGACGTGGGGTTGCGCCTGCCGTGGTGGGCGATGCGCCGGCGCCCCGGATGGCTGATGCCGAAGGAGCTCATGCGGAGCCGGCTGCCGCGAGGGGATCACGGCTCTTGA